One window of the Triticum dicoccoides isolate Atlit2015 ecotype Zavitan chromosome 3B, WEW_v2.0, whole genome shotgun sequence genome contains the following:
- the LOC119279392 gene encoding Werner Syndrome-like exonuclease, protein MATTRHTVPFGSALINTTVTSDTGAADEWVRRVRAANDPAGRGLIVGLDCEWKPNYSSWTTSKVAILQLCVGTSCLVLQMFYANRVPAAIRSLLGDPAVRCVGIGVGEDAAKLADDYGLVCASPVDLEGRCNEYLGIGGLGRRRLGLKGYAREVLGLTMEKPRHVTMSNWERRQLDVAQVQYACIDAYVSYKLGERLLDN, encoded by the coding sequence ATGGCCACCACGCGCCACACCGTCCCCTTCGGCTCCGCCCTGATCAACACGACGGTCACCAGCGACACCGGCGCCGCCGACGAGTGGGTCCGTCGCGTGCGCGCCGCCAACGACCCTGCCGGCCGCGGCCTCATCGTCGGCCTCGACTGCGAGTGGAAGCCCAACTACAGCTCGTGGACGACCTCCAAGGTCGCCATTCTCCAGCTCTGCGTCGGCACCAGCTGCCTCGTCCTCCAGATGTTCTACGCCAACCGCGTGCCGGCGGCCATCCGGAGCCTCCTCGGCGACCCCGCGGTGCGGTGCGTCGGCATCGGCGTCGGCGAGGACGCCGCGAAGCTGGCCGACGACTACGGCCTCGTGTGCGCCTCGCCGGTGGACCTGGAGGGCCGCTGCAACGAGTACCTCGGCATCGGCGGCCTGGGCAGGAGGAGGCTGGGGCTCAAGGGCTACGCCAGGGAGGTGCTGGGCCTGACCATGGAGAAGCCGCGGCACGTGACCATGAGCAACTGGGAGAGGCGCCAGCTTGACGTCGCGCAGGTCCAGTACGCCTGCATTGACGCCTACGTCTCCTACAAGCTGGGCGAGCGTCTCCTGGACAACTGA